In one window of Bacteroidota bacterium DNA:
- a CDS encoding DUF4476 domain-containing protein — protein sequence MKNLFTILLSVFALNVSAQNGNMIFFTEDNENFTLMVNSITINPVPSNNVRVDNRPMTRYKVVVKFQKADLGSITDNVTVASGNDKTFVIKPRPISDITSERVRNMKNPKTKNNYVAKYSIKVFSSNPTVITITQVPPPDPGYNGGTNYNGNNGAGGVDMNANPSGVNINTGTTNDPMNPNLNINVNPNGLQINGGGVNINASGTGTGQTASSYSTTTTTTTTTTTGNGGTWAGCASPLTPLVFQAEERKVRNQTTEAGKIITAQQLSTNYCLTSAQIKTLCTDIFSERDRLSFAQYAYPRCYDPANFSVVYSAFYINANVEELNRFVTAYGMGNTGYNTNQNNNNNNSGYNNGGGYVPGYNGPYGCPMPMNSNDFNTAKESIKSKSFESTKLEIAKQITDANCFTAQQIKEMVQLFDFESTKLEYAKYAFSHCYDKNNYYKVNDAFTFEASMTELSSYVKGK from the coding sequence ATGAAGAATCTATTTACAATTTTATTAAGCGTGTTTGCCTTAAATGTTTCAGCACAAAACGGCAACATGATTTTCTTTACCGAAGACAATGAAAACTTCACCTTGATGGTAAACAGCATCACAATTAATCCCGTACCTTCTAATAATGTTCGGGTCGACAATCGCCCAATGACCCGGTATAAAGTGGTTGTTAAATTTCAAAAAGCCGATTTGGGAAGTATTACCGACAATGTAACCGTGGCCTCTGGCAACGACAAAACCTTTGTGATAAAACCCCGCCCTATATCCGATATTACCTCGGAACGTGTGAGGAATATGAAGAATCCAAAAACAAAAAACAACTATGTAGCTAAGTATTCTATAAAGGTATTTTCTTCTAATCCAACTGTAATTACTATCACACAAGTTCCTCCTCCAGACCCTGGTTATAATGGTGGCACAAATTATAATGGTAATAATGGTGCAGGTGGCGTAGATATGAACGCAAATCCTAGTGGCGTGAACATTAATACCGGAACAACAAACGACCCGATGAACCCAAATTTGAATATCAATGTAAATCCAAATGGTCTGCAAATAAATGGAGGAGGCGTTAATATAAATGCGTCTGGTACAGGAACAGGCCAAACCGCTAGTTCATACTCTACCACTACAACAACAACAACCACCACTACCACAGGCAATGGTGGTACATGGGCAGGATGTGCAAGTCCATTAACCCCACTGGTTTTCCAAGCTGAAGAAAGAAAGGTACGTAATCAAACAACCGAAGCAGGTAAAATAATTACGGCACAACAATTATCTACAAACTATTGCCTCACTTCTGCACAAATAAAAACGCTTTGTACTGATATATTCTCCGAAAGAGATAGGCTATCTTTTGCTCAGTATGCTTATCCACGTTGCTACGATCCTGCAAATTTTTCGGTAGTGTATTCTGCTTTTTATATCAATGCCAATGTGGAAGAATTAAATAGGTTTGTAACTGCCTACGGTATGGGAAATACAGGTTATAATACAAATCAAAACAACAACAACAATAACAGTGGATATAATAATGGAGGCGGATACGTGCCAGGCTATAATGGCCCTTATGGTTGCCCAATGCCAATGAACAGTAACGATTTCAATACGGCTAAAGAGAGTATTAAAAGTAAAAGTTTTGAGAGTACCAAATTAGAAATTGCCAAGCAAATAACCGATGCTAATTGTTTTACTGCTCAACAAATAAAGGAGATGGTGCAATTATTCGACTTCGAGTCAACAAAACTAGAGTATGCCAAATATGCTTTCTCGCATTGCTATGATAAGAACAATTATTATAAAGTGAACGATGCATTTACCTTTGAAGCTTCGATGACCGAACTGAGCAGTTATGTAAAAGGAAAATAA